GTGAAACGACGGGAAGAGAATTATTGGAGCAAGTTGACGGCCAGATCGATGCATTTGTATCTGGCATTGGTACGGGCGGTACGATTACCGGAGCTGGTAAGCTGCTTAAAGAAAACTTCCCAAATCTCAAAATTATTGCTATCGAGCCGGCAGATTCTCCTGTATTAAGCGGAGGAAATAAAGGGCCGCATAAAATCCAAGGAATTGGTGCAGGGTTTGTTCCCGAGATTTTAGATACGGATATTTATGATGAAGTAGTAACAGCAACAACAGAGCAATCTTTTGAATATGCAAGACGAGCAGCGAAAGAAGAGGGAATTCTCGGTGGAATTTCTTCAGGCGCAGCAATTTATGCTGCTCTGGAAGAAGCTAAAAAACTTGGTAAAGGCAAGAAAGTAGTAGCGGTTATTCCAAGTAATGGAGAACGTTACCTAAGTACCCCTCTATATCAATTTGAAGAAGAATAATTAAAATGAGTAAAAGGCAGAGCTTTTAATGGAGCTCTGCTTTTTTAATTAGAGGATTTTAATAAACAGTACGAACAAAACTACGACATTGAACATAAGGCCTCGGTGACAAGCCGAGTTTTTTTAGAAAGCAGCCTAGTTTTTCTAATGATAAAATGTCTGTTTCGTGATAGGATAAGATCAATTGGAATGTTAATTGCAGGAGGGGAAGTCATGACTGAAGATCTGGCTCCATTACCGGATCATTCAAAATCTTATAAGGTAATGGTGTCTTCATTTAAATATCCAGAGAAAGAATTCTTCTCATCCTATCAAGCGCTAAGTGTGGACAAAAAGCAGCATATATTGTTAGAAAGTGGACAAAGAGGAAGATACAGCATTGCAGGTCTTGTCCCATTTGCGGTGATGAAAGGGAAAAATAACAACCTTTTGATTGAAACCCGTGAAGGGAACATTCGAAAAAGTGGAGAGCCTTTAGAAGAAATGAAAAAATGGCTGAGGCCTTATAAAACAGAATCAAACCCAAACCTCCCAGATTTTCAAGGGGGGATATTAGGCTTTGTCAGCTATGATTATATTCGTTATGTGGAAGAACTGCCGTTAGATACAAGTGATGATCTCAGCACAGATGACTTGTATTTTTTAGCTTTTCAACAGGTATTTATATATGACCATCATAATAAAAAGTTATGGATTATTGTCCATTATGCAAAGGGAGAAGAGGCTAAAGCAAAAGCTGACATCGAGCGGTTAAAAGCTTTGTGGCAGTACCCTCCATATTTTTCTTGGGGACGTTATTTAGAGCAGTATGACTTCTTAAGCTCTGCTAATAGGACTAGATGCCTCGATTCATCTTTTTCGGAACGAACGTTTGCACAGGCAGTAAAGAAAGTTCAAGAATATATACGTTCCGGTGATGTATTTCAAGTAAACTTGTCAGTTAGACAGGCTAAAAAATTGTTAACCCCTCCGTTTCATATTTATGAAAAACTAAGGGAATTAAATCCTTCACCTTACATGGGGTATATGCATACGCCTGATTTTCAGCTTGTCAGCGGTTCACCGGAACTTCTCGTTAAAAAAAGAGGTGACGAAGCATCTACAAGACCAATTGCTGGCACCAGACCGCGCGGGGAGACAGCAGAACAAGATGAAGGTTACGAACAAGAGTTAATAGCAACAGAAAAAGAACGGGCAGAGCATGTAATGTTAGTGGATCTTGAAAGAAATGACCTTGGCAAAGTATGTAAGTACGGTACTGTGTCCGTAGATGAACTAATGGTAATTGAACGTTATTCCCATGTCATGCATATTGTTTCCAATGTAAAAGGAAAACTTGCCGATGATGTAGATGAATATGATATGATAAAAGCAGCGTTTCCAGGAGGCACAATTACTGGTGCTCCGAAAATTCGGACCATGGAAATCATTGAAGAGTTAGAACGTGTCAGGCGCGGCGTCTATACAGGCTCCATTGGCTGGATTGGTTTTAATGGAGACATGGAATTAAATATTGCCATCCGCACTATGATTGCTAAAGACGGTATGGCATACGTACAGGCAGGTGCTGGCATTGTTATTGATTCGAGTCCAGAAGCAGAGTACCAGGAATCGTTAAAAAAAGCGAGAGCACTATGGAAAGCGCAAGAGATTAGTGAAGAAGAGATGGCTGTAAAGCAGAGCCGAGCAGAGGAGGAAAAAGTATATGATTTTAATGATTGATAATTACGACTCGTTTACCTACAATCTTGTTCAATATCTCGGAGAAATGGGTGAAGAGCTTGTTGTCCGAAGAAATGACAAGATAACAATTGAAGAAATAGAAGAACTGTCTCCAGATTTTCTCATGGTGTCACCGGGGCCTTGCAGTCCAGATGAAGCCGGCATCAGTATGGAAGCCATCAAGTACTTTGCTGGTAAAATTCCGGTATTTGGTGTATGCCTGGGCCATCAATCAATCGCTCAGGTATTTGGAGGAAAAGTTATTCGTTCGGACCGGCTGATGCACGGTAAAACGTCTGAAGTGCGCCATAACGAACAATCTGTTTATAAAGGACTGCCTAATCCATTTACAGCAACCCGTTATCATTCATTAATAGTAGAAAAACAATCCCTTCCTGAATGTTTTGAAATTACATCATGGACAGATGAAGGAGAAATAATGGGGATACGTCATCGGTCTCTTCCGGTAGAGGGAGTTCAATTTCATCCTGAGTCTATTATGACAGGAGAAGGGAAAAAACTACTTCGGAATTTTGTAGAAGCACACCGGGAGCAGCAAGGAGTTTAATAAATGTATATTTATATAAACGGGGAAATAAAAGAGGCGGGCGATGCTCGTCTTTCTGTTTTTGAACACGGCTTTATGTATGGTCTTGGCTTGTTTGAAACATTTAGAATATATAATGGCCACCCATTCTTACTGGACGACCACTTCCGAAGAATGGAAAAAGGTCTTTCGTTAATGAATATAGAGTGGAAATATAAACGTAAGGAAGTCATTCAGCAGTTAAATGATCTGCTAGAAGCAAATCAGTGGAAAAATGCGTATGTTCGTTATAATATTTCTGCAGGAACAGGAGAGCTTGGATTGACAACAAAGCCCTATCAATCGCCTGCTATTATTATTTATATGAAGCCCCTTCCAGAGGCTGGAGAAAGTCGATTTTCTGAGAAACAGGGGCAGTTGTTAACGGTGAGAAGAAATTCACCGGAAGCCTCTATGCGTTTAAAGTCCCATCATTACTTTAACAGTATTTTGGGTAAAAGAGAGGCAGGCGATGATTTCTCCATTGAAGGTCTTTTCGTGAATGAACAAGGAGACCTCGCGGAAGGAGTCGTTTCTAACCTTTTTTGGGTAAAGGGTACCACAATATATACCCCATCCGTTCAGACAGGAATCTTAAACGGCGTTACCCGAACCTTTGTGATTAAACTAGCAAGAAAACACTCTTATTATATACGAGAAGGCCGGTTTAAACCTGCTATGCTTTTTGATGCAGATGAAGCATTTATAACGAATTCAATTCAAGAGGTTATACGTCTTAAAGGTGTCGATCGGTACACCTTTAATAACCGTAAAAAAAACAATGGTCATTCTACAGTGGATTTTTTGCATAACGAGTATACTAAATACCGTCAACAATTATGGAATTCAGAAGAGATTTTTGTTGAGGAAAGGAAGAAGGAAAATGAGTAGTACTGCTATTACTTGGGGGCCTTGGACGTTGGATTTTTCTAAAAAAACATACGTGATGGGGATTTTAAATGTTACACCGGACTCTTTTTCTGACGGAGGACGATTTGATAATGTAACAAAAGCTGCAGAAAGAGCACATGAAATGATTGAACAAGGTGCTGATATTATTGATATTGGCGGTGAGTCGACCAGGCCAGGGCATGTCAAAGTGGAAGGCGAAGAAGAAAGAAGACGAGTTCTCCCGATAATAGAAGCTATTGCAAAGACAGTAAATGTCCCCATTTCCATTGATACGTATAAAGCAGAAACAGCAAGACAAGCTATCGAAGCAGGTGCTTCTATCATTAATGACGTCTGGGGTGCGAAAGCAGATCCGGAAATGGCTGATGTAGCAGCAGAGTATGATGTTCCGATTGTTATCATGCATAACCGGGAAGATTTAGGTTATCAAGATTTGATGCCAGATATTTTATCGGATATGAAGGAAAGTATTACGATATGTCAAAATGCCGGAGTAAAAGATAACCGCATTATTTTGGATCCAGGTATCGGTTTTGCCAAATCGTATGAACAAAACCTTGAAGTTATGAGAAGGCTTGAAGAATTTACATCGCTTGGGTATCCTGTATTATTAGGTACGTCAAGAAAATCTATTATTGCGCAAACCCTCAACCTTCCGGCCAATGACAGGATAGAAGGAACAGGTGCAACTGTGAGTCTAGGTATTGAAAGAGGGTGTGATATTGTAAGAGTCCATGATGTGCTTGAAATGAGCAGGACGGTAAAAATGATGGATGCCATGCTAGGTAAAGGTAAGGTGAAAACAATTGGATAAAATTTATCTAAAAGGCATGGAATTTTATGCTTATCATGGTGTGTTTCCTGAAGAAAATAAGCTAGGCCAACGTTTTCAAGTAGACCTTATCATGGAAGCGGATTTATCGGAAGCGGCTGCACAAGATGATCTTAAAAAAAGTGTCAACTATGCGGAGGCCCATCAAGCAGTGAAAGAAATAGTAGAAGGACAAACCTATGATTTAGTCGAATCAGTAGCTGAGTCCATTTCTGCTAATATTTTAAAACAATTTCCTATCGTATCAGAAGTTACAGTCAAAGTAATCAAACCAGACCCTCCCATACCTGGACATTACGAGTACGTAGCGATTGAAATAACGAGGAAAAGAACATGAAAAACCGAGTTTATCTAGCCCTTGGCTCTAATATAGGAGATCGATTTCATTATTTACAAAGAGCAGTAGAAAAATTAAACGAGAAAAAAGAAATAGAAGTTACCCAGCTGTCATCTATTTATGAAACAGAACCTGTAGGTGTCACTGAACAAGCAGCTTTTTTAAATATGGCGGTAGAGATGTACACCTCTTTAAAACCGGAAAGCTTATTAAAGACAACACAGTGGATAGAGCAAGAATTGAATCGTGTAAAAATAAAACGTTGGGGTCCTCGCACAATAGACCTTGACATTTTATTCTTCAATGATGAAAATATTAGAATGGACGATTTATCTATACCACACCCGCGGTTGGAAGAAAGAGCATTTGTTCTTATTCCTTTAAATGAAATAGCTTCATCTATTGTGGAGCCAACTAATCATAAAAACATCTATGAACTTGCCGAAAATCTATCTATTAAAGAAAAAGAAGGTGTCCGTATATGGAAGAACTGCTCTGGGCCAGCAGGATTCGGGCTTTTCGGAAGTTGAAAGGATATACACAGGAAAGCCTTGCCGATAAGATGGGGGTTTCTGTTTCTATTTTTGGACAGGTAGAGCGAGGCAGTCGTATTCCGGATGATAAATTTTTAGAAAATGTAGTGGAGGCATTAGGTATTACAAAAGAAGAACTCCATTCAGGATAACAGTATAGGAGGTGGAAAAAATGTTAAAAATCGGCGATATAGAAATGAAAAACCAGGTGGTGCTTGCGCCAATGGCAGGAGTGTGTAATCCAGCTTTCCGTTTGATAGCAAAAGAGTTTGGAGCAGGGCTTGTTTGTGCCGAAATGGTCAGTGATAAAGCCATTGTAAACAAAAATGAAAAATCGCTCCAAATGCTTTACGTCGATGAACGGGAGAAGCCTTTAAGCCTGCAGATTTTTGGCGGTGATAAAGA
This DNA window, taken from Alteribacillus bidgolensis, encodes the following:
- the folK gene encoding 2-amino-4-hydroxy-6-hydroxymethyldihydropteridine diphosphokinase, with the protein product MKNRVYLALGSNIGDRFHYLQRAVEKLNEKKEIEVTQLSSIYETEPVGVTEQAAFLNMAVEMYTSLKPESLLKTTQWIEQELNRVKIKRWGPRTIDLDILFFNDENIRMDDLSIPHPRLEERAFVLIPLNEIASSIVEPTNHKNIYELAENLSIKEKEGVRIWKNCSGPAGFGLFGS
- the pabA gene encoding aminodeoxychorismate/anthranilate synthase component II, with amino-acid sequence MILMIDNYDSFTYNLVQYLGEMGEELVVRRNDKITIEEIEELSPDFLMVSPGPCSPDEAGISMEAIKYFAGKIPVFGVCLGHQSIAQVFGGKVIRSDRLMHGKTSEVRHNEQSVYKGLPNPFTATRYHSLIVEKQSLPECFEITSWTDEGEIMGIRHRSLPVEGVQFHPESIMTGEGKKLLRNFVEAHREQQGV
- the folP gene encoding dihydropteroate synthase, which produces MSSTAITWGPWTLDFSKKTYVMGILNVTPDSFSDGGRFDNVTKAAERAHEMIEQGADIIDIGGESTRPGHVKVEGEEERRRVLPIIEAIAKTVNVPISIDTYKAETARQAIEAGASIINDVWGAKADPEMADVAAEYDVPIVIMHNREDLGYQDLMPDILSDMKESITICQNAGVKDNRIILDPGIGFAKSYEQNLEVMRRLEEFTSLGYPVLLGTSRKSIIAQTLNLPANDRIEGTGATVSLGIERGCDIVRVHDVLEMSRTVKMMDAMLGKGKVKTIG
- the folB gene encoding dihydroneopterin aldolase, with the translated sequence MDKIYLKGMEFYAYHGVFPEENKLGQRFQVDLIMEADLSEAAAQDDLKKSVNYAEAHQAVKEIVEGQTYDLVESVAESISANILKQFPIVSEVTVKVIKPDPPIPGHYEYVAIEITRKRT
- a CDS encoding anthranilate synthase component I family protein → MTEDLAPLPDHSKSYKVMVSSFKYPEKEFFSSYQALSVDKKQHILLESGQRGRYSIAGLVPFAVMKGKNNNLLIETREGNIRKSGEPLEEMKKWLRPYKTESNPNLPDFQGGILGFVSYDYIRYVEELPLDTSDDLSTDDLYFLAFQQVFIYDHHNKKLWIIVHYAKGEEAKAKADIERLKALWQYPPYFSWGRYLEQYDFLSSANRTRCLDSSFSERTFAQAVKKVQEYIRSGDVFQVNLSVRQAKKLLTPPFHIYEKLRELNPSPYMGYMHTPDFQLVSGSPELLVKKRGDEASTRPIAGTRPRGETAEQDEGYEQELIATEKERAEHVMLVDLERNDLGKVCKYGTVSVDELMVIERYSHVMHIVSNVKGKLADDVDEYDMIKAAFPGGTITGAPKIRTMEIIEELERVRRGVYTGSIGWIGFNGDMELNIAIRTMIAKDGMAYVQAGAGIVIDSSPEAEYQESLKKARALWKAQEISEEEMAVKQSRAEEEKVYDFND
- a CDS encoding helix-turn-helix domain-containing protein; translated protein: MEELLWASRIRAFRKLKGYTQESLADKMGVSVSIFGQVERGSRIPDDKFLENVVEALGITKEELHSG
- the pabC gene encoding aminodeoxychorismate lyase; protein product: MYIYINGEIKEAGDARLSVFEHGFMYGLGLFETFRIYNGHPFLLDDHFRRMEKGLSLMNIEWKYKRKEVIQQLNDLLEANQWKNAYVRYNISAGTGELGLTTKPYQSPAIIIYMKPLPEAGESRFSEKQGQLLTVRRNSPEASMRLKSHHYFNSILGKREAGDDFSIEGLFVNEQGDLAEGVVSNLFWVKGTTIYTPSVQTGILNGVTRTFVIKLARKHSYYIREGRFKPAMLFDADEAFITNSIQEVIRLKGVDRYTFNNRKKNNGHSTVDFLHNEYTKYRQQLWNSEEIFVEERKKENE
- the cysK gene encoding cysteine synthase A, which produces MKVANNITELIGNTPLVKLNRLTGENDADVYLKLEFMNPGSSVKDRIALAMIEAAERDGKLKPGDTIIEPTSGNTGIGLAMVAAAKGYRAILVMPDTMSMERRNLLRAYGAELILTPGPDGMGGAISKANALAKENGYFVPQQFENEANPEIHRETTGRELLEQVDGQIDAFVSGIGTGGTITGAGKLLKENFPNLKIIAIEPADSPVLSGGNKGPHKIQGIGAGFVPEILDTDIYDEVVTATTEQSFEYARRAAKEEGILGGISSGAAIYAALEEAKKLGKGKKVVAVIPSNGERYLSTPLYQFEEE